TCCAAGGCATCTCTAAAATAAAGAGAAAGCATCCTATGCCCCTCCAATAAATTCCCAATCAATATACCCCCAATCTTCTCTAAACCTCATACAGCTCAGAGCATTATCCCTCTTGAGATGTTTTAGCCAAGCATTTCTATTGTGTGCTAAAGGCTAGATTATCACTATTTACATCTCCTTGGTGTAGGTAGCACAAGCTCAACAAGTGATAACGTGCAGATTTTTCACAACAGATGTGTTAGACATAGAGCTCATAGTATTTTTCTACCCAAATGAAACAAATCTGCAGGAAAAAAAGTAATCACTAACCTGAGAGCCAAATAATTTCTCTGCAACGAGTGATGTTAGAAAGATCAGCAGAACAAGAAACCCAAATCCCAGAGCTGATGACAAAAACCAGTTCCTGTTATTGTTTTTgaagaaatttgaaaatttatattgtGGCTTAGCTGTGTACTTCAATAAAATCAGAGCCGCACTAAACTCAAGAATTTGAATGGTAAGAAGCGATAAGGCCTGCACTATGAAATAAAAAGAGTCAAAGTGTTGAAATATCTGTCCAAAAGTCAAAATTCCATGAACCTATATTCCAGCAGAATGTAAATTCAGAATGTGGGCTGTGTGTAAAAATGAAGAACCATTTGTAGTATATCACAGAGAAATACAAGTTCCAATTGATGACATATTACTGCACTGCCTTAATTTAAAAAGTGTAAAACTGGACATAAAAGCACCCTacaattttagaaaatgaaAGCTATCCGTATCCCCAAGTACAAGAAGTGAGTAATAGCAAAGTGTGAACCTTAAAAAGAAACTTGGAATTAAACCTTGCAGAACTGAAACATTACCTTTGATCTGTTCCTATTAGAGCAACAAAATAACATGAGGCAATCCTCTTCTTAACCCTCTCAAATATCAGAGTCCTACTTTATTAGTTCTAATCAGATTTTTCTTGTTAAATTAGTCACTCAAAGTCAAAGACTAAATGTCACCACTCAGTATGTTCATCTTTTGTAAAAAACTATCATCACACTAGTCCTACAAAAATACAACAGaaacttttaagttttaacagtACTTCAACCCTTGTAAGGGGGAATATTTAAGCAGGTGTTTGGTTAAGCATATAGAAATAACTTATAACCTACCTACATGCTCTTCTGAGCTTATTTcacatattagaaattgggaggcctaacgCTACTCGAAAAGCTAGCTTAAGAGGCGAGATTATATTCCCATATATAAGGGTTAtcttggtcatatctctagtcaatgtaggACTCATCAACACTCGCCCGTACCTAGGGCTGGACATCCGGGGCATAGAATAAGCAGGAATGAACATTTGTGGGTGACCCATATATAGATGGACTCCACTTAACAAATCTAAGGTATGCTCTTATACCATATTTGGAAGGTCTAACTGTACCCAAAAAACTAGCTCAAGAGGTGAAAATTGTCTTTACATATATAAGGGGTAGGGCTATCTTGGCGTTATGTCAATGTAGGACTTCTTAACATCACATATTAGTTTATAAGTAAGTGTTGATAGCTACCTATGAACTCCTTTGAGTCTATTTCAATTAGTTATCATATGAGCTTATAATAAGTACTTATGTGATAATTGTTTATTGTGATAAGTGCTTACTAACGCAACCTAATTCAGCACTGGAATTACAATAatagtaaaaaattaataagtgATAAAGGTGACCTACTGACCTGAGTTTGTGGGTCAAGAACAGATTGTCCTGTAAGAAGGGCAACCAGAGAAAAGCCTCCAAAACTGAGAGGGATATGCAGAGTGAACAGATAGAGAGCAAGATTGCTCCATACATCCCCGCTCTCCCATGGACTGTCCTCTTGCTGCAAAGCTGAAAACCCCTGCAATTTGGAATAtcaaaaaaagtaagaaaattATATTTGATTACTAACATCAGAATCAACATGTTACACATGTCACTCAGAAATGTACCTGAGGAAAGTGCGCTTCATGCGTGGCTTGTTCTTCCCTTTTGCAATAGCTCCTGAAACATTTGCGTTGCCATGGATTGTATCCAAGTTGCGGTTGTGATGAACATTTCAAGCCATTATTTGTGTTTGGCAGGTAGAAGCAGTAAAAGGGTGTGACCAACTTATCATAAGCAGGTGGAGGAGACCTTAGTACTGAGAACATTTgtatcttcaatccttatttcTTAGTCCTACATTGGTTCTAGACTTCTAATATTCTGTGGTTCTAAGTCGAAGGTCTTCAAAAATCGTATATGCTTCCATGGGAACTCGCGCAGTGTCGTGTGTGGATATGGTtagcacttttttttttgggacaaAGATTGGATGTAGCTCAGATGGTAGAGCGCTCGCTTAGCATGCGAGAGGTACGGGGATCGATACCCTGCATCtccatttttttcaattttctctctttcttccatATTTTTACCAAAACAGAGAATGCTATGTTtctctgttttttatttttccattttcCATGTTAGGGTATGACCATAAACAGAGAATGTTCCAACCTTTCTCGAAGATTTTTAAAATTCTCGAATCCAATTCCCTTTCAAATATCTACGTTTAAGTGCTCATCATCATATTGAAAACCTTGATTTCCTTTATTGGAATGACAATGCATGCAATGTTCTAGTTTTATGCGCCTTCCAAATTGTTCAATAAATTTGAAGGATTTGTTAGATTACTGAGATTCAACTTTGAGGTGAAATGAGGAATCTAAGCATAGATGGTAGTAGAATGGGCAATGAGAGGGGTTACCATAATACCATGGGTGATGATGTTCAAGCTTGGATATGAACCAAATGCAGACAGTGCAAAAGAACCCAGGAGAAAGAAATATTCGGACATTCCATGTTGAATCTGTCACTGGAATTTGAAAAAAGAGGAAAATGATGTATATAGTCATAGAATGTGTTTGGTTATGCGTTTTGCATGCCCTCAATTGATTCTACAATGTTAGATATGTAAACCAGGCAAACTAAAGATGTTTGGTTGGACAATACTATCTAAAATCATTTTCAAATTGATTTCAGGTTTGAAATCAATTTTGGGTGAAGCTGGAAGATTTAGCTTCTGCTTGAGGAAGAATTGAGTTTGACATAAGAAATGTAGAGATTTATGGAGTTGTGTCTCAGTATTGCCGTTTCTGAAAGCATATGACAGTGTAACGACATCgtttattgaaaaaaaagttGCTCAATTAGGTAGGCtctgttttgtttttagtttgGAAGTCTGTTTCGGGTATTGGTATTTGAGATCACACATTTTAATGCCCTAAACGTGAAAGAGGCTTTGAACCTTCATTGCGTGAAAGCACTGCTAATCAACTAGTCTTGTGCAACTGTAACTAAAATAGTGAAAGAGTTAAATAGTAAAACATGATCAACCAGGATCTGCTAGAGGAACTTTATGTTGTATATAAAATTATCTCCTTTTCCACTATTATAAATCTGTTTGCTACATATTTTTACACTAGTTATGttacaaaagaaaaagtgtACACTTCACAAATTCTCCATCACCCTTCTTATTGACACTTTTTTATCGGTTAAATCGTCTCTAAGGATTGATCTCTTTATATTCTCCTTCTCAATGCATATGTCACTCAGCTTATACTAGTTGAGCTATCTTTCAGAGACTTCTCGTTGACacttgctttcttcttcttcattactttcttcttctccattgaGATGGGGAAAGAAGGAATTCACCATTGGGAAAATTGTAATTCAGATGAGCAGGCTTTGCATATTTATGCCTTGAGCCATCAAATGTATATATAACAAGTGATGGATTCagaaattttatgtttttggggcaatatatacatataaataaataaaaatatctaATTACTATTAAAAGTTTGAAAGCACATCATAATAGTTATCTACGATTTATGAAAACTCTACACAATTTTATCATTCTCAATACTATTAAATACATCTCTTTATATAAGTAACTAAACAATCATTAAACCATTCTTCTTACATGCGATTTCGCATCCAATTCATGGGGTTATGTAATGAACCATGGTGTTGTAACtgttaaacaaaaa
This portion of the Lotus japonicus ecotype B-129 chromosome 3, LjGifu_v1.2 genome encodes:
- the LOC130746913 gene encoding LOW QUALITY PROTEIN: uncharacterized protein LOC130746913 (The sequence of the model RefSeq protein was modified relative to this genomic sequence to represent the inferred CDS: inserted 1 base in 1 codon) → MFSVLRSPPPAYDKLVTPFYCFYLPNTNNGLKCSSQPQLGYNPWQRKCFRSYCKREEQATHEAHFPQGFSALQQEDSPWESGDVWSNLALYLFTLHIPLSFGGFSLVALLTGQSVLDPQTQALSLLTIQILEFSAALILLKYTAKPQYKFSNFFKNNNRNWFLSSALGFGFLVLLIFLTSLVAEKLFGSQHVNNPILKEILQSSDLSRVSCVLGYCIVTPLLEEVVYRGFLLTSLSSTXKWQQAVITSSIIFSAIHFSGENSLQLFFIGCVLGCSYCWTGNLNSSIAVHSLYNALTLIITYSSG